Proteins encoded in a region of the Pseudomonas denitrificans (nom. rej.) genome:
- a CDS encoding LysR family transcriptional regulator: protein MDDRLDGIATFVQVVDAGSFALAAERLSLTRSAVGKAIARLEARLGVRLLQRTTRSQNLTDDGQVYYDSCVRALAELDAAHTVLEGGRMEPRGRLRVSVPISFGHLCVAPLMLALARQYPSLKIDLSFTDRRVDLVEEGIDLAVRIGPLSDSATLAARKLGVQYTGIGAAPSYIAEHGMPDHLDDLVGHASISYSVAGVTSPWDMRDDDGYARRIEMDPQLSMDDLQAITAAAVAGFGLARLPTWLLARHVKRGELVVVKGRCRLPPLEIHAVWPKTRYMPSKIRCAIDALVAGVPGLLAD, encoded by the coding sequence ATGGATGACCGTCTCGATGGCATCGCTACCTTCGTTCAGGTGGTCGACGCCGGCAGCTTCGCCCTCGCGGCAGAGCGCCTGAGCCTTACGCGTTCGGCGGTGGGCAAGGCCATCGCCCGGCTGGAGGCGCGCCTGGGCGTGCGCCTGCTGCAACGCACCACGCGCAGCCAGAACCTCACCGACGACGGCCAGGTGTACTACGACAGCTGCGTGCGCGCGCTGGCCGAGCTGGACGCCGCGCATACCGTGCTGGAGGGCGGGCGGATGGAACCGCGCGGGCGCCTGCGGGTCAGCGTGCCGATCTCCTTCGGCCACCTCTGCGTGGCGCCGCTGATGCTGGCGCTGGCGCGGCAATATCCGTCATTGAAGATCGACCTGTCGTTCACCGATCGCCGCGTCGACCTGGTGGAAGAGGGCATCGACCTGGCCGTGCGCATCGGCCCGCTCAGCGACAGCGCCACACTCGCCGCCCGCAAGCTGGGCGTGCAGTACACCGGCATCGGCGCGGCGCCGTCGTACATCGCCGAACATGGCATGCCCGACCACCTCGACGATCTGGTCGGCCACGCTTCCATCAGCTATTCCGTGGCTGGCGTCACCTCGCCCTGGGACATGCGCGATGACGACGGCTACGCCAGGCGCATCGAGATGGACCCGCAGCTGAGCATGGACGATCTGCAAGCCATCACCGCCGCCGCCGTGGCCGGTTTCGGCCTGGCACGCCTGCCGACCTGGCTGTTGGCGCGGCACGTGAAGCGTGGCGAGCTGGTGGTGGTGAAGGGACGCTGCAGGCTGCCGCCGCTGGAGATCCATGCGGTGTGGCCGAAGACGCGCTACATGCCGTCGAAGATTCGTTGCGCCATCGATGCGCTGGTGGCCGGTGTTCCCGGGTTGCTGGCCGACTGA
- a CDS encoding MFS transporter, whose translation MTAHRNPRNLIALAAVCLSSMMFGLEISSVPASLPALERVLHGDFQDLQWVMNAYTIAVTSVLMAAGTLADRFGRKRLFVISLALFGLTSLLCGLAGDMPTMIAGRFLQGAAGGVMLICQVAVLTSQFSDPAERVRAFAAWGVVFGIGLGFGPIVGSAIVALASWQWVFLVHGPLALLTLALAQYGAVESRDPDAERLDVGGMLTLSLAVLGTVFYITQGADMGYASPAALAILLLSLASLAAFVLIERRVAHPMFDFAVLRIRAFSGAMFASAGMNVSFWPLMIYLPVYYHGVLGYDDVKAGWSLLAYTLPTLVVPPIAERLAHRFHPGWVIPGGMFVIGAGFFLMLWGSSVDHASWLTLLPGCVLAGIGLGLTNTTVTNTSTAAVPATRAGMASGIDMSARMISLAINIAVMGLILLSGVAAALHDVEGGEKLQLAASIASGRLGADDPDAARAALVQGFGWVLGYGGIAAWLFAAGSFLTFGAHRAARPRLEAVQS comes from the coding sequence ATGACTGCCCACCGCAACCCAAGAAACCTCATCGCCCTGGCGGCGGTGTGCCTGTCCTCGATGATGTTCGGCCTGGAAATCTCCAGCGTGCCGGCCAGCCTGCCGGCCCTGGAGCGCGTGCTGCACGGCGACTTCCAGGACCTGCAATGGGTGATGAACGCCTACACCATTGCCGTCACCAGCGTGCTGATGGCCGCCGGCACCCTGGCCGACCGCTTCGGCCGCAAGCGCCTGTTCGTCATCAGCCTGGCACTGTTCGGCCTGACCTCGCTGCTCTGCGGGCTGGCGGGCGACATGCCGACCATGATCGCCGGGCGCTTCCTGCAGGGCGCCGCCGGCGGGGTCATGCTGATCTGCCAGGTGGCCGTGCTGACCAGTCAGTTCAGCGACCCGGCCGAGCGCGTGCGCGCCTTCGCCGCCTGGGGTGTGGTGTTCGGCATAGGCCTGGGCTTCGGGCCGATCGTCGGCAGCGCCATCGTCGCCCTGGCCAGCTGGCAATGGGTGTTCCTGGTCCACGGGCCGCTCGCCCTGCTCACCCTGGCGCTGGCGCAATACGGCGCGGTGGAGTCGCGCGATCCGGATGCCGAGCGGCTGGATGTCGGTGGCATGCTCACGCTGTCGCTGGCAGTGCTGGGCACGGTGTTCTACATCACCCAGGGCGCCGACATGGGCTACGCCAGCCCGGCGGCGCTGGCCATCCTGCTGCTCAGCCTCGCGAGCCTGGCGGCCTTCGTCCTGATCGAGCGCCGCGTCGCCCACCCGATGTTTGACTTCGCGGTGCTGCGCATCCGCGCATTCTCCGGCGCGATGTTTGCCTCGGCTGGGATGAACGTGAGCTTCTGGCCGCTGATGATCTACCTGCCGGTCTACTACCACGGCGTGCTCGGCTACGACGACGTGAAGGCCGGCTGGTCGCTGCTCGCCTACACCCTGCCGACGCTGGTGGTACCGCCGATCGCCGAGCGCCTGGCGCATCGCTTCCACCCCGGCTGGGTGATTCCCGGCGGAATGTTCGTGATTGGCGCCGGCTTCTTCCTGATGCTCTGGGGCAGCAGCGTGGACCATGCCAGCTGGCTGACCCTGCTGCCCGGCTGCGTGCTGGCCGGCATCGGCCTGGGGCTGACCAACACCACGGTGACCAACACCTCCACCGCCGCCGTGCCCGCCACCCGCGCCGGCATGGCCTCAGGCATCGACATGAGCGCGCGGATGATCTCCCTGGCGATCAATATCGCGGTGATGGGGCTGATCCTGCTTTCCGGCGTCGCCGCAGCCCTGCACGACGTAGAGGGTGGCGAGAAGCTGCAACTGGCGGCCAGCATCGCCAGCGGCCGGCTGGGTGCGGACGATCCGGACGCCGCCCGTGCGGCACTGGTGCAGGGATTCGGCTGGGTGCTCGGCTACGGAGGGATCGCTGCCTGGCTGTTCGCGGCGGGGAGTTTCCTGACCTTCGGCGCGCATCGGGCGGCGCGGCCTAGACTGGAGGCTGTCCAATCCTGA